Below is a window of Lodderomyces elongisporus chromosome 3, complete sequence DNA.
CGTTATTCATATCGATAATAATTTTGCCATTTTGTGGGTCAATGTGTAAATTGATCATATTTAATCTGTTATTAGCACTGCTTTGGCTGACTCCATTGCCTCCAATACCACCACTGGTACTTAATTTATGCAAAGCATAACTAGAAGCTTGATCTGCAGAAAGTCTACCGTAAACAACACACgccaaaagagaagaaccACCCAATCTATTGTGGCCGTGAACACCTCCAGCAACTTCACCAGCGGCATACAACCCTTCAAATGGCTCACCGTCTTCTTTATCGGTCAAGACTTGTGCCTTATCGTTGATCTTCACTCCACCCATAGTGAAATGCAAAACACGTGTAATAAACGAGACATGGTACTTGCCATCTGACTTGTACTCAAACGGTGTTGCTGGAAAATACTTTTTGCCAAATGGATCCTCAATCTCACCCTTTGCTGCCTTATTATATGTATCTAATTGACTCTTCAAGTCATCTTCGCTACACCCAATCTCTTCGCACAATTGCTTACCAGTAACTGTTCTCATAAGATTTCTTTGTGTGTAGTGTTTGATATGGAATGCCAAATTCTTTTCAGATTCTTCGCTCAAAACCAACCTAATAGGTCCATTTCCAgccttgttttgtttctccaTCTCGCCAGAGACCCAATCCCTTGTTCCcaattcatcaacaaatctTTCACCTTTACCATTCAACATTATTCCACCTTCACCTCGCAATGCTTCTGCACCTAGAAATAAGAATCTTGGTTGTTTCTTCCCGGCAATCACATCCTTGTCGTGGTAATCAATTAACCCAGTGGGGTGCACCTGAACTTTATCCATATCAATTCCAACACCGTGGTTTTTCATAATAATCTTTTGGCCATCACCTGTAGCATGGTTACCATTAGTAGTAGGCAAATCAATGATATCCGGTCTATACTTACGCAACAAACTATTCTTTGTGAAATCTGCAGCATATCCACCTGTTGCCATAATCACTGGTCCATATACATCCGACtttgtcttgtcttgtaAATTCTTGTACTTTACACCAACAACTTTGGTATCTTCTCCATCAGCCTTAATCAAGTCAACCACCTGACAATTTTTCAAGATCGCAACACGTTCAGGCTCATCCTCGCTCAAACTCTCCAACTTTTCCAATAACTTGTAAGTTATGGCCATACCGGGGAATTTCGAGTCGTGGCCACGATGTGTTCTAGGTTGCGAATGTCCACCTAATCGAGAGACAACAGAGAGGTCTAACCCAAATACTTCCTGAAGCCAGTGAACTGCGTCAGCAGATTGGTAAGTGAGAACTTTTATCAAATCAGGATTGGCTCGATCCTTAGCCGTCTTTAGCGTGTCCTGGTAAAACTGTTCTACTGAATCCTTGATATTGAGATTCACTTGGGTACGTGTTAATGCACCATTGATACCGGAAGTAGCTTTACCACTATTACCGGAAAGAAAACCCTGCTTATCAATAAGAACAACATTGGCACCACGTAAGTAAGCTTGATGAGCAGCTGATAGACCAGCaagaccaccaccaacaatgATGATTGGATTTTGTGGGAGTTCAGACATTATttagtattttttttttataaataaaatagggAGTTGGTAATAGAATGATTGAAATAACGTTTAAGGATCTTGTTCTGTTTGGTTCAATGTTGAATTGTTTATGTTGCTCTTACTTGAAGAACtagatgtatatatatatatatatatatatatatctttaCATTGACAAATATGTAATATTGTCTGAAGTTCTTATCTGATTACCTTATAATTGTCCGTGATTGGGGGAGATTCCGCttggagagagagagaacaaaaaaagtgtctgaaaatgtaaaaatataaagagaTGGGGACGCTATTAAACAAAAGTGTCAGAcacaaacttttttttatattatttatttttttctttgtctcgATTTGTTGTGGGGAAGTAATTTAGGGGGTAGCCaaatatttcatttttatgtCTGTTTTTGAGGAAATcagacattttttttttcttttttttttcttttttttttacttctttttgctATTTAATAATCGATATCGAGTTTAGTGCTCTCGATATTGTCACAAAAGAGTATGTTTGAAAAGTGGGTAAACTGAGTGGGGGAAAGTCTCCAACTAGAGAAGAATTTCTCCACACCGAGTAGCGAACAATGCCGCTCCTAATTAGTCTGGTATGGGGTTCATTATTGAcccccccctcctcccTTCccagaagaaaaacaggTGATAAAATGCATATCTACAAAATGGTAAAATACCAAGCTGCTTATAAACTATAGGTTTGTTTTCCCCCTCTAAACCGTTTACTTGACAAAActtaaaaagtaaaaaggaaaatagtGCATAAATGgacaaatgaaaagaaaagtggaaattggaaaaatagaaagataTTCAAAAAGATGGCGGCTTTGAAATCGCCACATCTTTTTCGCTAGACAAAGATCCGACACAAATAGCAGGTAGCAAGTATATTGTGTAAACATATACCCGTGGAAACAAGTTAAACTACAAGTATTATATGCTGTGTTACTacaaatgttgaaaaggATTATCCTATTCAGCGCTTACTCTTTTCTACAAAACAATAAcgcttttcattttgcaacattaaattttataaataaacaggtgttttcttttttcaaaaaaacaagttagaaaaaaaaaactgaatAATAAATAAGCTATATACTTGTATCTTAGTgactttatatatatatatatatatatgtatgtatgtgtgtgtgtgtgtgtgcacCGGGCACAAACTCTTAAAGCTCATCTCTTCCTATCTAATGTGAAATATACtggaaagcaaaagaaatgtCATTATAGTTGGCCTCATCGGCAACTAATGAATCCTCGTTACTCTTTAGCCTATCATGTTTGATATGATTCCAGGTAGTGGCATCACCATAAAGCATAGCTGGCGCCTTGATAGTTTGCCCTTTATCCTTGTGACACCTCTTACAGTTGTATGTATCATGTGTATCACATTCGGTATCTggttggaaaagaaacaactgTCTCAAATTATCTGCACTAAAAAGCCTTTCAACATCCTCTttctcatcaacaacacatGAACTAAGCGACATTTTCATTGATTGACGCTGGAAAATCTTTTCTTCGATTGTTCCCGTAGAAATAAATCTATAGATAAAACAGTCCTTCTTTTGGCCATCTCTCCATACTCTGGCAAGTGCCTGTTGGTCAGAAGCAGGATTCCAGTCTGGATCAATGAGAACAAGACGATTGGCTCCAATAAGATTGATACCGCATCCACCAGCCTTTGACGATAAAAGGAATATAAACTCAGCTCCATCTGGATCGTTGAATCTATCAACCAATTTCTGACGCTTGTTAATATTCATCGTACCATCTAGTCTTAACGCACCATACTTTTTATATCGGCacattttttcaatcaaatcTAATGTTTGTGTATAATTTGAAATGAGAACAATCTTATCGTTAGTCTCGCGCTTAATCTTGTGCAAGAATCGCTCCAATACTTGAAATTTCCCACTGAACCACGTTTGAATCTCTCGGTTTCTACCTCCCCCACCATGACCATGAATCGAAGAAACATAATCCTCGGGAATCAAGTCATCGCAACCTTCAATATCATCCGGtaaattcaacaaatcGGGATGATTACACAACTTCTTTAACATACCAATCGCCTTAAGAGGCTGCGATCCTATTCCCTTTAACAATTTCTTGATCTCTGGCGAAGTAATGAAATGATGGTATAATTTCTTCTGCATAGGCGCTAAACCAGTAAATAGCACGTACTCGTATTTAACGGGCAAATACTTGGACAAGATATCATTTGTCCTTCTAATAATGAACTTGGAAACCAATTGCGATAGTTCGGACAATTTTTGATCACCCTTCTCACGCTCCTTATCGGTGGCATCGGCATCTCTGCCTCGCAATATtgcattttcaaaattccGTCTAAAATCATTTCTTGTACCCAAATACCCAGGATTGGCAAAATTAAGCAATGAAAAGTACTCAGATAAATCATTTTGAATGGGTGTACCAGATAATATCACTCTCCTCTCGCACCTCAAAGAGTTCAATGCTGTGAAAGTTAACGAGTCACCGTTTTTTAATCTGTGACCTTCATCAGCCAACATTAATCCAACTTCAGTACCGGCCAATTTGTCAACATTTCTTCTCAACGTCTCATACGATATAATCAACACTGGCCTCACGATATTCCTTCCCTGCGCGGTTGACCACTGTTGCAAAGCCAACCCCAAATCATTGGACTTTGTACTTTTCCCATCAACGGCAAGTGGTGTCAACACACCTTCACCCAACCATTTAACAATTTCATTGGCCCAATTTCTAACCAATGACGAAGGACAAACAATAATACATTTTTCAATCGTCCGCTTCCCTCTTGGCGATTGACGCAACAAGGTCCACATCAAAGTCAAGCA
It encodes the following:
- the OSM2 gene encoding Osmotic growth protein, whose product is MSELPQNPIIIVGGGLAGLSAAHQAYLRGANVVLIDKQGFLSGNSGKATSGINGALTRTQVNLNIKDSVEQFYQDTLKTAKDRANPDLIKVLTYQSADAVHWLQEVFGLDLSVVSRLGGHSQPRTHRGHDSKFPGMAITYKLLEKLESLSEDEPERVAILKNCQVVDLIKADGEDTKVVGVKYKNLQDKTKSDVYGPVIMATGGYAADFTKNSLLRKYRPDIIDLPTTNGNHATGDGQKIIMKNHGVGIDMDKVQVHPTGLIDYHDKDVIAGKKQPRFLFLGAEALRGEGGIMLNGKGERFVDELGTRDWVSGEMEKQNKAGNGPIRLVLSEESEKNLAFHIKHYTQRNLMRTVTGKQLCEEIGCSEDDLKSQLDTYNKAAKGEIEDPFGKKYFPATPFEYKSDGKYHVSFITRVLHFTMGGVKINDKAQVLTDKEDGEPFEGLYAAGEVAGGVHGHNRLGGSSLLACVVYGRLSADQASSYALHKLSTSGGIGGNGVSQSSANNRLNMINLHIDPQNGKIIIDMNNEGSGDKSALSEAKSDSKTTSKDSNSNQKKESSKKGSASAFAIPDKEFTPEEVAKHNKPDDCWCIIQNVVVDLSSFLESHPGGAQSILNFAGRDATESFEMLHEDNFIPKYVPKSVLGVIKGTKSKLDL
- the RAD54 gene encoding DNA-dependent ATPase protein rad54, giving the protein MAVRKPLKEFTTPLGSGAGVPKDKRPPKVTDSSARLARAFKVPFKTRPGTDPGFGSSSSSSSSSSMLSSSNGLPHRPVRSTRKYTNYAVDDIELVRDDDDNTVDENGEIVRRKKFGALLPRSLINSDNLAKNETKFKKSFTVPFKKDNAKREEMISRAVPPPPLGTKVRPILPPRALHDPMSEFAIVLYDPTVDVIPKIEDENGEEKDKDKEADTSTESAAGAALSSSPPLSSESSGIEERPAKRRKTHRSLAEILGIVTNPEEQMRKFPNVPVVIDPKLAKILRPHQIAGVKFLYRCTAGLQDPRAKGCIMADEMGLGKTLQCLTLMWTLLRQSPRGKRTIEKCIIVCPSSLVRNWANEIVKWLGEGVLTPLAVDGKSTKSNDLGLALQQWSTAQGRNIVRPVLIISYETLRRNVDKLAGTEVGLMLADEGHRLKNGDSLTFTALNSLRCERRVILSGTPIQNDLSEYFSLLNFANPGYLGTRNDFRRNFENAILRGRDADATDKEREKGDQKLSELSQLVSKFIIRRTNDILSKYLPVKYEYVLFTGLAPMQKKLYHHFITSPEIKKLLKGIGSQPLKAIGMLKKLCNHPDLLNLPDDIEGCDDLIPEDYVSSIHGHGGGGRNREIQTWFSGKFQVLERFLHKIKRETNDKIVLISNYTQTLDLIEKMCRYKKYGALRLDGTMNINKRQKLVDRFNDPDGAEFIFLLSSKAGGCGINLIGANRLVLIDPDWNPASDQQALARVWRDGQKKDCFIYRFISTGTIEEKIFQRQSMKMSLSSCVVDEKEDVERLFSADNLRQLFLFQPDTECDTHDTYNCKRCHKDKGQTIKAPAMLYGDATTWNHIKHDRLKSNEDSLVADEANYNDISFAFQYISH